A stretch of DNA from Nocardioides sp. Arc9.136:
CTCCTCGGCGCGCTGCGCGACCGGGCTTGCGACCAGCTTGCGGCCGCGGCCGGCGGGAGCGTCGGGGCGCGTGACGACGCCGACCAGCTCGTGGTCGGACGCGGCGATCGCGTCGAGGGAGGGGACGGCGACCTCAGGGGTGCCGGCGAAGACGAGGCGCATGGGCTAGAAACCGAAACCGTTCGTGGGGTGGGGACTGATCTTGACCTGGGGCTTCTCGAGGCCGAACCACTCGGACTCGCGGATCTCCTTCATCGCCGCCTTCCGGGCGGCCTGGTCGAGCCGGTCGATGAAGAGCACGCCGTCGAGGTGGTCGGTCTCGTGCTGGATCGCCCGCGCCAGCAGCTCGGACCCGTGGATCGTCAGCGGCTCGCCGTGCATGTCGAACCCCTGGGCGACGACCGACATCGCCCGACGGCACTCGTAGGTCAGCTCCGGCAGCGACAGGCATCCCTCCAGGCCGTCCTGGACCTCCTCGGAGAGCTCGAGCGTCGGGTTGACCAGGTGGCCGACCTCCCCGTCGACGTACCAGGTGAACACGCGGAGCCCGACCCCGATCTGCGGTGCGGCGAGACCAGCGCCGGGCGCCTCGAGCATCGTGTCGGTGAGGTCCGCGACGAGCTGGCGCAGCTCCTTGTCGAAGTCCACGACCTCCACGGCCGGCTTGCGCAGCACCGGGTCCCCGAAGAGTCGGATCGGCTGGATGGCCACGTGTCTCCTGTGTGCGGTCGGTACGTCGTGCGGGGCAGCGGTCCAGTCTATTCGGCCGCTGTGCGTGGCTGCTCGCTGGTCGCGCGCGCCGGCTCGGCTGGGGGTGTCGGCGGCGTGCCGGCGTGCTGCAGGAGTCCCCGGTTCACCGGGGACTCCTGCGCTCACCGGGGTAGATCTGCCCCGGCAAGCGAGGGACTGCCCCGGGAGCTGCGCCCGGTCCGGCCCGCGGCCGCGGTGTCGGGCGGGGGTGCCGGAATCCCCGGGGCCCCGGGGATTCCGGTGCTTCTCAGGGGAAGCATCGCCTGAGAAGCGCCGGTTTGCCCTGAGAAGTCGCCAGTACGACGCTCGCCCGGCCGAGATCGCCACCGCCGCTGTCGAGCAGGCGAGCGCCGTCGAGCCGTCGGCGAGCCGTCGGTGGCGGGCGCGGCGGACGCAGGAGTCCCCGGTTCACCGGGGACTCCTGCGCTTACCGGGGTAGATCTGCCCCGGCAAGCACGGGACTACCCCGGAAAGCCCTGCCCCGGCCCCGGCCCGGGCCGGGCCCAGCCCCGGCCCGGGCCCAGCCGCCCGGCCCGCAGGCGGCCACAGGCGACCACGGCGACCCCAGGGACCTACAGCGACGGCGGGTCGACCTGGACGCGGACGGGGTCGAGCTTGCGGGCGGAGCGGACGCGCTGCAGCTCGCCCAGCGCGCGGCCGAGGGCGGCTGCGTGCGACCGGGGCACCCGGACGACCGCGCGGACCTCCTGCTCCCCCGTCGGCATCGGTCCGAGCACCTCGCCGGCCTCGGGGAGGTCGAGCAGGGTGAGGGCGTCGTCGACCGCGCCGGGCTCACCGGTGATCGTGGCCAGCCGGCTGGCGGGGGGCAGGTGCGCCTCCTGCCGCTCGGCGGTCTCGCGGGCGGCGAACCCGCTCGGGTCCCACCTGACCAGCGCCTGCACCGCGGGGTGGGCGGGGTCGCCGACGACGACCGCGCGGCCGCCGGGCCGGACCAGCCCGACCGCGTCGGACCAACGGCGCAGCGCCTCCTCCTCGGTGCGCAGGTCGGTGCGGCCCAGCAGCAGCCAGGCGTCGAGGAGCACCACCGCGGCGTACCCGCCCTCCGCGACCGGCTCCGCCCCCGGCGTCGCGACCACGACCGCCGGGCGGGCGTCCACCGTGGCGAGGACCCGGTCCCGGGAGCTGGTCAGCACCCGCGTGCTGGGCAGCGCCCGGCCGAGCTCCTCGGCGGTGCGGGCGTCGCCGACGACCGGTGCGCGCAGCCCGCGGTAGCCGCACTCCCCGCAGGCCCACCCGGGGGCCTCGGTGCCGCACCACCGGCACGCCGGCGGCGTCGTCGGCCCGGTGAGCGCGAGCGGGCCCCGGCAGGCGCCGCAGCGCGCGGGGGTGCGGCACCGCTCGCAGGCCAGCGCCGCGACGTACCCGAGCCGCGGGTTCTGCACGAGCACCGGGCCCCGCTCGATCCCCCACCGGATCGCCTCCAGCGCCTGGCGGGGCACCCGGGACGCGCGCGCGAGCGGGTCGCGCTCGAGGTCGAGGTCGCTCGCGCCGGCCACCGCGGTGCGCACCCGCTCGCGCACGACCGCGCGGGGCGCGGCCAGCTCACGGGCCCAGCCGGTGCGCAGGAGGTACTCCGCCTCGACGCTGCGGGCGAAGCCCCCGACCAGCGCCGCGGCGCCCTCGAGCTCTGCACGCAGCAGCAGGGTCTCCCGGGTGTGGGGGTACGGCGCGCGAGGCTCGGCGTAGAGGTCGTCGCCGTCGTCCCAGACGGCCACCAGCCCGAGGTCGTGCACCGGGGCGAACGCCGCCGCGCGGGTGCCCACGACGATCCGGCGGGTGCCCCGGCTGACCGCGAGGAACTCCCGGTACCGACGGGCCGGCCCGGCGTCGGCGGTGAGCGTGACGTGGTGATCGGGACCGAGGACCTCGGTCAGCGCCCGGTCGACGCGGTCCACGTCCTTGCCGTCCGGCACGCAGATCAGCGCCCCCCGGCCGGAGCGCCGGGTGGCGGCCGCCGCCTCGGCCAAGCGACGCGGCCACTCCTCCCCCGGCGCGGCGGACCACACCGCACGCGGCGCGCCGCCCTCGGCGAGGTGCGCGAGGTACGCCGCGGCCGGCTCGTAGACCGACCACGCCGCGGTCTCGGCGGCACCGGCCGGGGGGACGGCCGGCTCCGGCGAGGACGGCTCCTTCTCGGTCGTGGCGTGCCGCGGCGGCACGGCCAGGCGCAGCAGGTCCGAGCGGGTGCCGGCGTACCGCTCGGCGAGCGATCCGCAGAGCTCGGCCACCGCGGGGCTGAGCACCGGCTCCGGGCTGACCACCCGGCGCAGCGGCGCCAGCCGGCCGGTGTGGTCGGAGGAGGCGAAACGCCCGAGGAGGTAGCCGTCCACGTCCTGCCCGGCGAACCGGACCTTGACCCGGACGCCCGGCTGCGCCGCCTCCGCCATCGACGCGGGCACCGCGTAGTCGAAGGTGCGGTCCAGGTGGGCCAGCGCCACGTCGACCAGCACCCGCGCCACCGGGTCGGCCTCGGCGACCTCCGCCTCGGCCGCCTTGCGCGCCCGGGTCGCCCGCGCCTTGGCCTGCGACTCCTGCAGGCTCGCCCGCACCAGGCCGGGGAGCAGCTCGGGCTGCTCCTCCGGTCCGGTCACGAGCGGAAGTCTCCCAGCGAGCGCCGACGGTCCCGTCGGCAGGCGTCGGCAGGACCGTGGCGGAGGCTCAGATGCCGGCGGCGGCCTTGAGGGCGTCGGCGCGGTCGGTGCGCTCCCAGGTGAACTCGGGCAGCTCGCGGCCGAAGTGGCCGTACGCCGAGGTCTTGGCGTAGATCGGGCGCAGCAGGTCGAGGTCACGCAGGATCGCGGCCGGGCGGAGGTCGAAGACCTCGAGGACGGCCTTCTGGATCTCCTCGTCGGAGACCACGCCGGTGCCGAAGGTCTGCACGAAGACGCCGACCGGCTGGGCCTTGCCGATCGCGTAGGCGACCTGGACCTCGCAGCGGCGGGCCAGGCCCGCGGCGACGACGTTCTTGGCCACCCAGCGCATGGCGTACGCCGCGGAGCGGTCCACCTTCGAGGGGTCCTTGCCCGAGAAGGCGCCGCCGCCGTGCCGGGCCATGCCGCCGTAGGTGTCGACGATGATCTTGCGGCCGGTCAGGCCGGCGTCACCCATCGGGCCGCCGACGACGAAGCGGCCGGTCGGGTTGACCAGCAGCCGGTAGTCGTCGGAGG
This window harbors:
- a CDS encoding primosomal protein N', whose amino-acid sequence is MTGPEEQPELLPGLVRASLQESQAKARATRARKAAEAEVAEADPVARVLVDVALAHLDRTFDYAVPASMAEAAQPGVRVKVRFAGQDVDGYLLGRFASSDHTGRLAPLRRVVSPEPVLSPAVAELCGSLAERYAGTRSDLLRLAVPPRHATTEKEPSSPEPAVPPAGAAETAAWSVYEPAAAYLAHLAEGGAPRAVWSAAPGEEWPRRLAEAAAATRRSGRGALICVPDGKDVDRVDRALTEVLGPDHHVTLTADAGPARRYREFLAVSRGTRRIVVGTRAAAFAPVHDLGLVAVWDDGDDLYAEPRAPYPHTRETLLLRAELEGAAALVGGFARSVEAEYLLRTGWARELAAPRAVVRERVRTAVAGASDLDLERDPLARASRVPRQALEAIRWGIERGPVLVQNPRLGYVAALACERCRTPARCGACRGPLALTGPTTPPACRWCGTEAPGWACGECGYRGLRAPVVGDARTAEELGRALPSTRVLTSSRDRVLATVDARPAVVVATPGAEPVAEGGYAAVVLLDAWLLLGRTDLRTEEEALRRWSDAVGLVRPGGRAVVVGDPAHPAVQALVRWDPSGFAARETAERQEAHLPPASRLATITGEPGAVDDALTLLDLPEAGEVLGPMPTGEQEVRAVVRVPRSHAAALGRALGELQRVRSARKLDPVRVQVDPPSL
- the def gene encoding peptide deformylase, whose translation is MAIQPIRLFGDPVLRKPAVEVVDFDKELRQLVADLTDTMLEAPGAGLAAPQIGVGLRVFTWYVDGEVGHLVNPTLELSEEVQDGLEGCLSLPELTYECRRAMSVVAQGFDMHGEPLTIHGSELLARAIQHETDHLDGVLFIDRLDQAARKAAMKEIRESEWFGLEKPQVKISPHPTNGFGF